The following coding sequences are from one Sphaeramia orbicularis chromosome 11, fSphaOr1.1, whole genome shotgun sequence window:
- the tmem200b gene encoding transmembrane protein 200A, translated as MMKTQKARGVRTSSPSRRRKSSCFALRGRKKKDGVIQGKLRIRSMPGAFLVLGVIVVVVGTALAVAGYWPYRMSKSSLLSAADGEGLSESKSSGWSFGAKGLLSTASLIHSERMKLLGPVIMGVGLFILICANTVLYENRDRETQMLLAQMRSVICSVSAAVPSADLTEIAAANSMAKHYQWVSSLPAAHLNILCLQQLASSEPLLQTRHPRDQEESREVIYQQAVLQTEALHHQESEPPPSLHSSQSNSCNSSQTDFNTQSGAEHGGCVSFNPQPVPLIKLSNCLVSASSMSTLGVDEVDIPPAQPRRCHSMSYRTKPYAGQTVARLKEGLHEPTVDGQTNEPVVPRREAGSQVCVNIPGQVVDATEEQTHRSWPRLDLGSGRRYLKLENKEDSVDKLLDQLEQQCSQWDKSFGSGPFQ; from the coding sequence ATGATGAAGACCCAAAAGGCGCGAGGTGTTAGGACATCTTCTCCCTCCCGCCGAAGAAAGTCATCCTGCTTCGCCTTACGAGGCAGAAAGAAGAAGGATGGGGTGATCCAAGGCAAGCTTCGCATCcgctccatgcccggagccttccTGGTGCTAGGGGTCATCGTGGTTGTCGTCGGTACGGCGCTGGCTGTGGCGGGATACTGGCCCTACCGGATGTCGAAGTCTTCCCTGTTGAGTGCTGCAGATGGGGAGGGCCTCTCCGAGTCAAAGAGCTCAGGCTGGAGTTTCGGAGCTAAGGGCCTGCTGTCCACGGCCAGTCTCATCCACAGTGAGCGGATGAAACTGCTGGGTCCGGTCATCATGGGAGTGGGactcttcatcctcatctgtgCCAACACGGTCCTGTATGAGAACAGGGACAGAGAGACGCAGATGCTGCTGGCTCAGATGCGTAGTGTGATCTGTTCTGTGTCTGCAGCTGTGCCCTCAGCGGACCTTACAGAGATAGCAGCAGCTAACTCCATGGCTAAACACTACCAATGGGTGAGCAGTTTACCAGCTGCACACCTCAACATCCTCTGTCTGCAGCAGCTGGCTAGCTCTGAGCCTCTGCTTCAGACCAGACACCCCAGAGACCAAGAGGAAAGCAGGGAGGTCATCTACCAGCAAGCCGTGCTTCAGACCGAGGCCCTCCACCATCAGGAATCGGAGCCTCCACCTTCCCTCCACTCCTCCCAGTCTAACTCATGTAATTCCAGTCAGACAGACTTTAACACACAGTCTGGCGCTGAGCACGGCGGCTGTGTCAGCTTCAACCCTCAGCCTGTCCCCCTCATCAAGCTCAGCAACTGCCTGGTGTCTGCCAGTTCCATGTCCACGCTGGGGGTGGATGAGGTGGACATCCCACCTGCCCAGCCCCGACGCTGCCACAGCATGAGCTACAGGACTAAACCTTACGCAGGCCAAACAGTTGCACGTCTGAAAGAAGGACTTCACGAACCCACGGTGGATGGTCAGACAAATGAGCCGGTGGTCCCGAGGAGAGAGGCGGGGTCACAGGTTTGTGTGAACATCCCGGGACAGGTTGTGGATGCTACAGAGGAGCAGACTCACCGCAGTTGGCCCCGGCTAGACCTGGGCAGTGGGAGGCGATATCTGAAACTGGAGAACAAAGAGGATTCCGTGGACAAACTGCTGGACCAGTTAGAGCAGCAGTGTTCGCAGTGGGATAAGAGTTTTGGTTCAGGGCCTTTCCAGTGA